One window from the genome of Clarias gariepinus isolate MV-2021 ecotype Netherlands chromosome 15, CGAR_prim_01v2, whole genome shotgun sequence encodes:
- the diras1a gene encoding GTP-binding protein Di-Ras1a, with protein MPEQSNDYRVVVFGAGGVGKSSLVLRFVKGTFRDTYIPTVEDTYRQVISCDKSVCTLEITDTTGSHQFPAMQRLSISKGHAFILVYSITSRQSLEELKPIYQQVLAIKGNVEGIPIMLVGNKSDESQREVETKEGEAQANSWKCAFMETSAKTNHNVTELFQELLNLDKKRDMSLNMRSSKQRRADKLKAKCSIM; from the coding sequence ATGCCAGAGCAAAGCAATGACTACCGCGTGGTGGTGTTCGGGGCTGGAGGTGTTGGTAAGAGCTCCCTGGTCCTTCGTTTCGTGAAGGGAACTTTCAGGGACACATACATCCCCACAGTGGAGGATACATACCGGCAGGTGATCAGCTGCGACAAAAGCGTGTGCACGCTGGAGATCACTGACACAACAGGCAGCCATCAGTTCCCAGCAATGCAGCGCCTGTCCATCTCCAAGGGCCATGCGTTTATTCTAGTGTACTCCATCACTAGTCGCCAATCTCTAGAGGAGCTTAAACCTATCTATCAGCAGGTGCTGGCCATCAAGGGCAATGTGGAGGGCATTCCAATCATGCTGGTGGGCAACAAGAGCGACGAGAGTCAACGCGAAGTCGAGACCAAGGAAGGGGAGGCGCAAGCCAACAGTTGGAAGTGTGCCTTCATGGAGACTTCAGCAAAGACCAACCACAACGTCACTGAGCTCTTCCAGGAGCTGCTGAACCTGGACAAGAAGCGAGACATGAGCCTCAACATGCGCTCCAGCAAGCAACGCAGGGCCGACAAGCTGAAGGCCAAGTGCAGCATCATGTAG